CCCAGTCCCCAAAGCTCATTACATGGTTTAAGCATTTTGTTATAGTACCAAATTCTTTTCAGGGTTCAATCAGAGAAAAAGACCAACTAGGAACCGTACAGTTTGACCTTAGGTAATTATAGAAGCTGGGGAAGCCATCTGTGTAGGTCTGTTGCATTTGTGTCTGGTGCTGTGCCTACCCCAGAATTCAGAGATGCTCAAGCAACAGATCCACCAGAAGTGGGAGAAGCTACAGGCTTCATGAAAAAAGTGACCTATCTTGTTCGTTACTATGCCCAAGTGCCTCAGTGCTAGATGGTGTCAGCACCTCTCTAAGTCCCAAGAGTAGTGCTTGCACACTTGAGTTAACAAAAGCTGAAGATTTCTATTTAAACATCTATATGAAActgcacaaaagaaaaaataactacttttactgagcatttattacATATCAAGCAGTGTGCTAATTCTTTATGTAAGTGAACTGACTTAGTCCTTATAGAAGGCAGGgcttggtattttttttaaaactcaggagCAAGATTGTAAGTCAttcctgttaaaaaaaataacaaattcagCAGCCTTGTGTAAAAGCAGTAATTTGTTTCAGTAAGCCATATTAGTCACCCAAGTATACTGAAAGACAATCATACACTTCTTCCTGGTCAGTATattaacaaagttttttttttgttttgggtcTGTATATTTACTTTCagcaacccctgggtcaggatgatcccttgcaagaggaaatggcaatccactccagtattcttgcctagaaaattccatgaacagaggggcctggagggctacagtccatggggtcgtaaagtcagacacaactgagcagacacacatacccacacttATTTCAGAAGTCATTATTTTTCAGGTTTGTTAAAATCAGACTGTCCTAATCGACACATGAAGGTAAATTAACTGTAACACACcatcagaagttttaaaaaaagagaactctTGGGTTCCATTCTTCAACTAACCAGAAGACTTAAGAATTCACCAAGggtaatataaattaaaagacaacccttCTGTGAGCAAGAAGAATTCTAAGTCACTATCTCATTTTTTCTTAACAGTCTATTAGCCTAATGAAACTCCTGAAAGTCATATCCTATCCACTTAATTGATCTTATAACTATTAACAAACCTTAAAGCACCTTATAATATATAGGCCTAGcaatgtgactgaagtgacttagcagcagcagcaataataaACAACTAAATGTAAATAACTATTATAAGTGTACAGCTACTAGAAAGTAACATGTATGAGCCGGGGTGCCTAACCTAGCCCAGATGGGAGAAGCCTGAGGAGCTTACCTAGGTCGGAGCTACTGAAGCTGAGACCAGGAGGACAATAAACTAGGTGAAGCAACCTGGACCCAACTTCAGTGTTAGTTCAAAGGCCTTGTAGGAGGGAACAAGGTGGGGTACTATAAAGGACTGCTGCTTCCGAAACTTACGTTAAAGAAAGAATTAGGAATCCTGTGAGTTCTACTTTTCCACAAGATGGAGAAAGATATATTTCAAATAAGACTTAGAAAAATCAATGTATGTAAATACACAAGACAGGAAGAAAAAGCTCATTTGTTCAGTAAAAGCAAAAACAGTGTgaaattacaaattaaatttcaaaaaacaCCCTGACCTATTGCCTCAGCTAGTTCCTAACTTCTTCCAAGACAATGTATTAACAAGTGTGTGCCAGCAGTAACTTGCACAGATTTCCTTCTTACTGCTTCATTTTCTTACTCAtgtgtattcatttttctttaacatcCAAGAGTTTTGGATAGTCTTCTAATTTGcccttcattattttaaaataacaaaataatatataaatattagaatctctattattttcaattatatatgaggacaaaataaaaactaaataaaattctgaaaaagtttTCTCTACTTCTATATTCTAAAAGTATTAAAGAATAACAATTTGAACAATGCTGATTtaattcatcttttattttttcttttagcaaaCATTAGATAATATGAACAAAACTGTACTGTTCACTATAGTTACACATCCTTATTTGCTCTATATGTTATAAACATACTTAAGCAGATAAAATTCACTGAAGTAAATTAGACATATTCCAGAACTCTGACATATACTTTTCTAAGTCAGGACAAAAGAAAGCTTATCAGATTTCCCTAAGAGATCAGCATCATACAGCAAACTAAACTTGTATATGCTGCTTTTAACTTAACATGTGCCATTTTTCAGACTTTAGATTacagctaaaataatttttatctcaAGTTTTATGAAAGAACAGAAGCTGAAACATACAAATCTTGTCCATAACCATACtggccatttaaaaataaaaaatatacctaTAATCAAGAGAATTCTATTTACTCTGCTAGAAAAAAATAGCCAATAAGTTATTTTacaatactttaaatatagtgGGAATTTACAATAACTAGATTTCACTGCATCTTATTTTATTGCTTAATgcttctcttttaattttaaagtaacaGATTACCCACCACATCccccttgcaaaaaaaaaatccagatccaGCATTACAAAACAAGCGGCCTTCAGAATATATTTTGATTAGCAGGCAGAATGGTTCTTAATCTGCAAGTGTTAATACCTTCATGCACTACTTATCTGCTCAATAGTTCCCCACACTGTCGCCTGCTGAATACATAATACTGATACCCTGTTTTTTATGTTATAAAACCcggttgttgttatttagttattcagtcttgtccagctctgtGACACCACAGActatacagcccaccaggctcctctgtccatggaattttccaggcaagattactggagtgggttgccatttcccattacaggggatcttctgacccaaggatcaaacacaggtctccatatctcctgcattgcaagtggattctttaccactgagccactggggaagctcataAAACCCAGTATTTACTTAGAAAAATTAGTTGCATTTATGGAGAAAAAATTCAAACTTTATATACACTTGATGTAAAATGTTACTACCTATCTGAGAAAAACAGATCAAACCAAAAAGTTCTCAGTATCATAAAATCCCTtacataacaaattatcacacaCATTTGTACATATGGGTGTACtatcttcttaaaatatttttataaataacctAAAATCTGATTTGACAAATCATTCAACTGAAAAGTACTGTACTGATTTTATTATACAGTCTTGACTCAACAGTGGCTTTCAGcattatccatatatatataacataaaaattcccagatatttgaaacaaatattttcaaatatttgaggaaagaTGAAATTAATAAGGCTAATAAAATAGTAAGTAACAAAGACGTTccctgtaattagcctccaactaataaaaataaatgaaaaaaaaaaaaagagggagggaataaaaaaaaaaacagactttccCTAATCCTAGAGAATGAAGCAAAAAGAGAAACCTTATaagacaaactggaaaagaagaatttgaagtaaatttggccttggacccTCTTACATTGCTACTCCTTCAATTTGCACAAGTTAAAGAATAACAGAAGCTAATAACTATTTCTCAGTGGAAAAGGGAACAAGGAAAGCAAAGCAGCTGAGTAGTGATAGAGAAATTACAACaaacaatataaaaatgtatagttAAGATAATCAAGAAATGATGTAACAACCATTTTGAAGTTGAGAAATAACAAGGAATAAGCAATGAATTAGAAAAGCAATAATATGCTGCATCTTTTAaagttatatacaaataaaagacttatttttattaaagcaacCTTCTTAGCTGCACTTTGATGGGGTTACAAAAATGTCACAGCatcaacctaaaggggtggggtagggacggatgggagggaggttccagagggaagggatatatgtatactcagggctgattcatgttgttatatggcagaaaccaacacaacgttgtaaagcaattatcccctaattaaaaataaattttaaaaaaagtcacaaCATTAATCCCATCAACAGCAATGTTACTGCAATCAAATTatttataaacattaattaaatCTGCTATCACCATCACATTATTGCAATGTCAAAGAGACTGATTCATTTCACTTCTTCACGAAAAATTACATTGATATGGTTACTGAAAGCTTTCAgtaataaggagaaaaaaaaatttttttaacaacttcAACACAGAATAGAATGTTCAGAatcttatatttaataaaaatatcaacaatCAGGGTACCATCTTGGTCTATAAATGATATTCTCCACAAAGAACTTACAAGTGTTTTTAAAACACCATTAAAGGGACACTGGTTAAAGTTTCTCTcggacacatttttttaaaacctattagtAGCTTTGCCATAAAACTGATTTAAGGTAGTTGTGTTTTTTCAGAAACACTGAGAATAATCCAATACTTGGTATTAACACTCAGATCAGCACACTGACATAAGAGCAACATTTTATAGACTAGCTGCAGTTTTCAGTAGCTGTGTTCACCAACCGTGTAACAGAATTGTAGTGTTCTCCTAAGCCATACGCATGTCTcatataactgaaatgaaaaaaggagaaataagtaATTTAGACAaaagtatttcactgtatatacatattttatgtatcTAAAACCAAGTACTCTGAATTAATCACTTCACAAGGGTATCATTCAATAGACTTCATTACTTAAAACTTTAACACCATTTAAAAAGCATCACCAGCAAGTAAAATATGGTTCAATGACTCTGCTGAGTTTGTCCAGTAAAACACAATCATTAGAgtgaaaaaaaagactgagatgGCAAATTCTCCATGCTGTGTTTCAGAGAATTCTCAATTATGCAAAATACTTTtacaatataaaggaaaaaaatctctaaagaATAAACAATAAGGCAGCATGAATGTATTTCAGCTTTTACACTTGCTGAAACTTTTAGCATTATTAATGTCAAaccagaaaaacatgaaaaataatccTAGAATTTTGTAACCTTAAGAAATGACTTTATTCTTAACTCATACATAACAATAAATCACAAAAGGTTTAAACAATTATCTAAACCATGTATTTTGACAATGCTTTCTAATTCTGTAATTGCCTTTAATATGAAAAAAGCATAATTAATGTTGCTGAAAATAGACTTGTTTTGATTAATCAACATACATaactaaaatttttcataatCCCTTTTGtcttaattatgaaaaatattaacagtaggAATTTCTAGGTACTTACACAAGTATTAATGGATCTTCCGGATATTCTTCACCAACTACTATAGGAGGAGAATCTGCCTGTATTATCTCTATCGGTGTTCGTAAAATGTGAGACAGGGCTCTTAGCTATAAAAGACAAAATggaaactatatatatacatatatatatatttgtaagagAAATAGGGGTAAATCTTATTCACATCATAAACTGATGAGCTGATGCATGAACAGAGCAACCAGTCAGAGCAGGGATCTACTTCTATTCCTTAATACACACCAAGAGTTCAGTAAAAGGGCATGGAATGGAGGGTGCAAAACAAGCTCTGGAAATCTTAGCATCCCATCTAAGTCTTCAGAAATCATACACAGaatttctctttaataatttaaatttactcCATTGTGAAAACAGCAACTCTTATTCCAAATGAATTCACAAATGATTTAAGAGAAAATGTCCTTCAAAAGATGTTTAAAGGTTtttctcaatttaaaaagagTCACTTATGTCCCTAGAACTCACATCTGATTTGAGATTCTTATTAAAAGTTCAAGCATCTTTAATTACTCCTAATACTACACAAAACCtccgactgtgtggatcacaataaactgtggaaaattctgaaagagatgggaataccagaccacctgacctgcctcttgagaaacctgtatacaggtcaggaagcaacagttagaactggacatggaacagactgattccaaataggaaaaggagtacgtcagggctatatattgtcaccctgcttatttaacttttatatgcagagtacatcatgagaaacgctgggctggaggaagtacaagctggaatcaagattgccaggagaaatatcaataacctcagatatgcagatgacaccacccttatggcagaaagtgaagaggaactaaaagcctcttgatgaaagtgaaagaggacagtgaaaaagttggcttgaagcttaacattcagaaaactaagatcatggcatctggtcccatcacttcatgggaaacagatggggagacagtggaaacagtgtcagactttattttttgggctccaaaatcactgcagatggtgattgcagccatgaaattaaaagacgcttactccttggaaggaaagttatgaccaacctagacagcatattaaaaagcagagacattactttgccaacaaaggcccgtctagtcaaggctatggttttcccagtggtcatgtatggatgtgagagttggactgtgaagaaagctgagtgccgaagaattgatgcttttgaactgtggtgttggagaagactcttgagagtcccttggactgcaagaagatccaaccagtccatcctaaaggaaatcaatcctgggtgttcactggaaggactgatgctgaagctgaaactccaatactttggccacctcattggaagagctgacttgttggaaaagaccctgatgctaggagggattgggggcaggaggagaaggggacgacagaggatgagatggttggatggcatcaccaacctgatggacatgggtttgagtaaactctgggagtttgtgatggacagggaggcctggagtgctgcgattcatagggtcgcaaagagtcggacacaactgagcaactgaactgaactgaactgaatgtagtcACAAAGCTAACCTTTCCAAGTTTCAAAGACCCAGGAGAGGCATATAAATCATTAAGGCATATAAAACAAGTTCCCTCTGGTGGCTGAGAAGAGGTACAAATATAGCACTGCTAAGAAAAACACTTTGATGAAGCAATCATGTCATATCTTCGAACTTAATTCTTGAAGTGAAATACTTAGAGCCACAAACTATTTGAGATGGCTAATCATCACCATGCAGTAATATTAATAACACTGCTAGATTCACCCATGTAGCACTTTAGCTCCAAACTTCAATGCAGCCTTTgccttatttaatatatacaagTGGACtaacacgtacacatggggtttTATTATCTTCATTCAATAATCAGGAAACGAGCTCAGGAGGTTGGCTGACTTCCGCAAAGTCAGAAAACCGAGAAGCAGGAGGCACCAGCACCCAGACTCCCCCTGTTACTCGCTGACTCCTAACACCCCAGGCTACCGCACCACACCTGGACACtcgtgttttattttcctttaatgaaACAAGataacagtaaaataaataattagagctttaaaaaaaaatcatgattaacTTCCTAAAAATGACTAAACATATTTTCTTGCAAGTAAGTTTTAATGCCTTAAATACTGCTTTCAAATCAGTCAGTATCAACTAGGAACTCAAGACACAATTGTAATAGATGCGTTATGGTAGGATTTGACCTGTAATCTCacattaaaatattgttttctatttctgacaTTTTCCAATGTGATTTTCATCAGTTGAGCCACTTGGGTAAAATTTTACTGTATTTGAGAAAATCTTCACTTTCATAAGTCCATAAACTCAAATATATTGCCTGTAGCAACATCACAAATGGAAATATGCAGACACAACACTAGCTTCACCAACTCACAAATCAAACACTGggctatttaaaattaaatattgctTCAGTTCTCTAAAGCACATAATTTAATTAAAGGCCTAAGAATATTAACTCCCTATATCAATGTTTTATCAGTAGAGGAATAgcaaatatataaggaaaaggAACTGTCAAAGAAAAATTTGgatcatctgaaaaatatgtcTGAAAACTACAGAagggatttaaaaataatttaacaatttcACAATGAATAACAAACTTACCTCAAGTTGACCCCCCCATGCAGCTGTGTTTACAATATCATCACAGTACTTTCCAAACTCTTCTGTAGGAAACAGATCAGAATACAGCACTTTTTAGAACTCATATTAGATCCCTTTAATAACTCCCACAACGCCTGATGAAACTGTCCAAGTTATGAACTTCCTCCTTCTCCACCTATATCCTCCAGAATTTAATCCATTTCCCAAATCCAAACTTAACTCACTCCAACTTTCCATCCAAGAGCAAAGCAATTCATCTCTGCTTCTTTCCCTCAACCTGAGGTCTAGCAATCTCAACTAAATTATAAGCCTACCTCTCTTGATCCAAGCACTGACCCCAAAATTGCCACCACATTCACACTGTAAAATCCAAATCTGCATCTGAAAGAATATGCTAAAAGATTAAAAGATGCATCCTCTATAAAACGGGCTTCACTCTAAAACCCTATAAGAAAAGTGAGAAGAGAATTAAAGTACAAATGAGTTGAAACTCCTTTCCCAGTGACTCAAATAGTGCCTACATATTTTGGAAATGTTTATTTGTATCAGTTCTAGCCAAAGAGAGGTCTTCCTGTATCAGTCTTGAgaggagataaaaagaaaaaagaactgcaGAGTTTATAATGGCGTACCTTGAGCATATCCACTGATGTTACACAGAAAGTTAAAGTCAGATAAAACACTAACACCCTTCCTGTttagaggaagaggaaaaaaataatgggCATCTAGGAGAAAATACGTCCTGTATGCCTGTCTTATTCACGGTCTCATATCCCCAGTGATGAGAGCACACTGCAGCCTTTAATAAACATAAAGGACGGGATAATTACATCTTTAGTCTTTTTCTCTGATTCACCAAACTGAGGTTATCACCTCCTCTCCCCTGCCCTACAACTAGCACAGCTTGGGACTTCATTAAACAAAAGCCAACCCTAACCTTCCCCTCTTCAATCCACCCTGACCATATGTGCATATTGCCACATCTGCCGTCttatctcaagaattttctccgtTACTCCCCTTTTGCTTTCAGAAACTTTTTCAGATTTTCACTTGTTTCCTCCTTTATTTAcaagttgtgcattttttttaccTTCCCAACTATCAAAGTTATTATACAGAATAATAAGGCAGGTTTTGCAAAGTCAAATTCTGCCTGAATATTATGCCTTATtgagaataaaattaaatcttcCAAAATACAGGATAAAAGGAGGAATTAGTTTTCCTAGCCATTCTCTACTGATCGTCTTCAGGCCCGATATTTGCAGAGACCAGGCAAAGTTTAACTTTGTGAAATATGAACTTTTTAACACACTTTTTAAACTAGTAATATGAACCCTATTCCTATTTTTATCTTAGGATTAATATTTTCGACTACAAAGTGGTTAAGTACTTAAAAGATCTTGATAAACCAAAATGTGCTATCATCTACTAAAGTCATAGAAAATAATCTTGCCTAAATGttgagattttttccccccataggACTATTcaggctttccttttttttttcattctcagtTCCAGAAATCACTTTACTTAATAACCATCACAGCTACAACAGCAACAAgacataacagaaaaaaataaattacctgGAGTATACATTTCTCCAGTATTAGGATTTGTTAAAAATGGCAGAAAGTCTTCCACATGACTCTGCATATAGCTAGCAGTCTGACATCTTAAGGCAGCCACGGTCAGAATGCCGTTCTGCTCTTTCAGCTGATCTTCAATGGCTCTATACATACAGTGGCCATCAGATGGAATCTGTTTAATTTCCAACTGTCTGGCTGCCAATATTTGAGCAAGTTTTTCACTTTCTACATGTCTAGCTCCGGTTAAGTTTTCAATTTCAGCTTCGGCTATCCTTTCTTCCCGCTCCTTTTCCAACGCAGCCTTTTTGTCCTATGCAGAGGGTAAAATGTAGGAAAGTTAATTCCTAATAATTAGGACTCGTTTACATTTATCATGGGGACAAAAACATAAGATtctcaaaaacatttttctcccttctcccacAAGCACTATCAGATAGATGATCTCATCACCTGAAGAATTTTCTATACTGTGAACTCTTCTAAAGACAACCAATATTTCTCATCTGTGTGTACCCAGCACCAAGCTCTGTCTTGGAACAAAACAAGGCTCTCAAACTTTTCTGTGAAGTGTGTTTGAAAACAACATGCCAAGTTTCTAAAAACCTGACTTACTGATTTCAAAGTGCTATGTTAGATTGAGTTGTCCTAGGCCTTAAAGTAACATCATTATCATACTTAAGTCCAAGCTCTATAACTTATCACCCCACCAGTGAGGTCTTAATGTGCTAAATGACCAGTTCATGAGCAAGGCATTAATTTGCTTAGGTCTTTAGAAGGATAAAGGAGCTCTATTTatccagtattaaaaaaaaaaaaaaaatgtgcacatacaaacacacatacacatttagcttaaataacagataaaaacattcttctttattaaaaaaaactattatagATAAAGTCCCCCTTAAGGACCACTGCCAATCTCTCAGTGCCTGCTCAAGAGATCTGGTATGTATCCttctagatttttttcctatgCATTTTAGTAAATACAGATGTACTCATAGAAAatctatagaaaacagtattttaacAACAGTATCATACATTACATTCTTCAACTTGCTTTCCTTCTATTCaaattttctaagaaatcttCCCATGCCAACATATGcaaagatgggatggggagaaggtAATGAGAGATTTATGACATGAAGGATGGATAGGAAGTAGAATGGAAAGGCTAGGGAGAAGAGAAAATTCCTGACACTTGGAATAACAAGGATGAAAACACAGAAAGTACTGTATGTTTCATTCATGGCTGAACACAGTTCACATAGCTAGAACACCAAAGAAAGGTATCAAGAGATGAGGTGGGAGGCAAAAAAGATGATGCATAGTTCATAATATGAAAGTCTATGCatacacagttcaaaaagcacTAGAAGGATATACATAAAATAGGGCTTTTCTCTGGATGGGAGGATTACAAAAtaagttttgttttgtgtgtgagcctgcatgtgtgtgtgtgtgaacatgtttCTGAATCTCCATGGTATCTTTTAGGTACCACAGTATCctcccaagtggctcaatggtaaaatgtcaatgcaggagatggggttcgatccctgggtcgggaagatcctctggaagaggaaatggcaacccattccagtatccttgcctggaaaattccataaacagaggagtctggcaggctacagtccatggggtcacaaagcctcAGACATGACAGCACGCAACACATGTGCCTGCCTGTGTGTGTAAATGTCTCTCTAGTTGTCCATGGTATGTTTTATTTGTATGCTGACAGCAAGAATTTcaatttaagagaataaaaagttAAACTACATTCTATAAATCTTGATGTACTGGTAACAAACTACAGTGAAGGATTTGGATAaaccaagaaaaagaagataCAGGTAAAAATTTTTATATCCCCAGTTCTAACCTTTCCTTAAGAGCAGAAAATATGAACGGAAAGGCAAATTTCAATTTCACTTAATGCCACCTGCTTCTACTATGTTCTTGTTATGTGCCATGCCAGATAGAGCTAGTGCTTTCTAAGTTACCTGAATCAAAAGCAGTATTATCTTAATAAACATAAACcaatttaagttttttctttccaACTCAAACCATGCCAAAAGTAACACGATACAATTTCTTTCACTGCTTATCTACAACTCTGGATCACAGTGGCATAAAACCTTAAAACACAAGATGGcactattactttttaaaagactacagaaaacatttttcagaggggagaggaagaatAAGCACCTTGAATATCATCTAATCCAAAACCCCTCATTTTCCTCTTCTGAGGAAACAGCACAAAGAAATATTTCCAAAGGCTATACAGTTGGTTAGAAGCAGAGCAGGGACCAAGGACAGAGAGCTCCTTCTATCCAGGCACCTGAATCAGAATAAAAGTTGGAGCAGATGGGAGCTGAAGTTAATGATGTCAAGAACTACTGGAAAACTGGGACTTTACACTATCTGTAAAACCTTAATTTAAACCTCTAAAATACTCATccaagaatttcatttttttttcccctcatgctCTGCTTCAATATTACAAAACAATTGTATTTCCTTTCCAGGACACTAAGTAGAAAACACATCGGATTGTTTTCCCAACCACACAGTTTTCCAATGGCATGAGCAATTTCCATTTTACAACCCTAGTCCTGGAGATAGAATGGCATCAATAAACTCTAATGAAAATGTACGTAAG
This genomic interval from Dama dama isolate Ldn47 chromosome 21, ASM3311817v1, whole genome shotgun sequence contains the following:
- the OTUD6B gene encoding deubiquitinase OTUD6B isoform X2 — protein: MAKIQSMKNAVPRNDKKRRKQLTEDVAKLEAEMEQKHREELDQLKLTSKESKIDSVAVNISNLVLENQPLRISKAQKRRDKKAALEKEREERIAEAEIENLTGARHVESEKLAQILAARQLEIKQIPSDGHCMYRAIEDQLKEQNGILTVAALRCQTASYMQSHVEDFLPFLTNPNTGEMYTPEEFGKYCDDIVNTAAWGGQLELRALSHILRTPIEIIQADSPPIVVGEEYPEDPLILVYMRHAYGLGEHYNSVTRLVNTATENCS
- the OTUD6B gene encoding deubiquitinase OTUD6B isoform X1 codes for the protein MEAVLTEELDEEEQLVRRHRKEKKELQAKIQSMKNAVPRNDKKRRKQLTEDVAKLEAEMEQKHREELDQLKLTSKESKIDSVAVNISNLVLENQPLRISKAQKRRDKKAALEKEREERIAEAEIENLTGARHVESEKLAQILAARQLEIKQIPSDGHCMYRAIEDQLKEQNGILTVAALRCQTASYMQSHVEDFLPFLTNPNTGEMYTPEEFGKYCDDIVNTAAWGGQLELRALSHILRTPIEIIQADSPPIVVGEEYPEDPLILVYMRHAYGLGEHYNSVTRLVNTATENCS